The Salvelinus namaycush isolate Seneca unplaced genomic scaffold, SaNama_1.0 Scaffold28, whole genome shotgun sequence genome has a segment encoding these proteins:
- the LOC120039564 gene encoding uncharacterized protein LOC120039564, giving the protein MLHPDGLWTRLNLYLLHTDGHWTRLNLYLLYTDGHWTRLNLYLLYTDGHWTRLNLYLLYTDGHWTTFTFTFKSFSRRSYPERLTNWARLNLYLLYTDGHWTRLNLYLLYTDGHWTRLNLYLLYTDGHWTRLNLYLLYTDGHWTRLNLYLLYTDGHWTRLNLYLLYTDGHWTRLNLYLLCTDGHWTRLNLYLLCTDGHWTRLNLHTDDHWTRLNLYLLYTDGHWTRLNLYLLYTDSHWTRLNLHTDGHWTWLNLYPGKQTGILSLWLISLLLSRLLKVVGIHVLASIKSNCISHTRRIQRV; this is encoded by the exons ATGCTTCATCCAGACGGCCtttggactaggcttaatctataTCTGCTTCATACAGACGGCCattggactaggcttaatctataTCTGCTTTATACAGACGGCCattggactaggcttaatctataTCTGCTTTATACAGACGGCCattggactaggcttaatctataTCTGCTTTATACAGACGGCCATtggactacatttacatttacatttaagtcatttagcagacgctcttatccagagcgacttacaaattgggctAGGCTTAATCTATATCTGCTTTATACAGACGGCCattggactaggcttaatctataTCTGCTTTATACAGACGGCCattggactaggcttaatctataTCTGCTTTATACAGACGGCCattggactaggcttaatctataTCTGCTTTATACAGACGGCCattggactaggcttaatctataTCTGCTTTATACAGACGGCCattggactag gcttaatctataTCTGCTTTATACAGACGGCCattggactaggcttaatctataTCTGCTTTGTACAGACGGCCattggactaggcttaatctataTCTGCTTTGTACAGACGGCCattggactaggcttaatcttcATACAGACGACCattggactaggcttaatctataTCTGCTTTATACAGACGGCCattggactaggcttaatctataTCTGCTTTATACAGACAGCCattggactaggcttaatcttcATACAGACGGCCATTGGACTTGGCTTAATCTATATCCGGGAAAACAGACAGGTATATTATCTCTGTGGTTAATCTCACTACTTTTGTCTCGACTGTTAAAAGTAGTGGGAATTCATGTGCTCGCtagcatcaaatcaaattgtattagtcacacgcgccgaatacaacgggtgtag